The sequence CTTCCAAGGAATGGCGCAAAACTTTCAGTGTAGCAGATATTAGAATGAATATAACTAATGAGACTGATGATTTGCAGGAGATCTTGACAAGTGGACTGATAACAAAGTTTTCGGAATGAACTTACATGCTTCGAATGTGTTTGAGGCTCAAATATAAATTATAGATTGGCTGAggttttccttgaaattctccAAACCTATTTCATACAATTCTTCCGTTGCAGTTCCTGACTGTATTTTTTTATCAGCTCAATCTTGATGAAAACTCTATGAATGTGCTTGTGCGAATTGATAACAAATCATAACTGTGTTTACAGGAACAAAAATAACTTTATTGTTGCTTATCGTAAATGTTCATAATCTCCTTCGAGTGTTATAATGTCATAATGTATCCACAAATACAGGAtcttcgaaaataaaaattaaagcaAATCAGTCTAAATTCCGTCGCCTCAGAATTATTTACGACAATCAAACCTGCGCCACTGATTAGAGGTTGTTAGCAAAATCGACTGCCGATTTCCATGGCTCCTCCTGTGACGTCAAATCGAAATAGAATGCCGTCTTTTGGTTGCGCTCTCGTATCACCGTCGCCAGACCGGCGGCACCTTTGTCCCGTAAACAATCATACAGCTGCCGTGCACCCCCCGACGTTGATTCACAGTAAGCGGCCGTATCAGCTTCTCCCAAACTGGATGCTGCATAGTCACGGCGAATCTCGTTGACCTGTAACATAATGACACGAGTGGATGCGATTAGTACGGGACGCTCGTTATCGCAAGAGCAGTCGCTTCATTGCACCAAATAAACATCACTGAACTGAACTCACGTTCACTTTGCCTTCCTCGGTGATCCAGCGGAAGCCTTTGAAAACGCAATCAAGAAACCTTTCCGGTGGACAGCTTTGCTCGACATTCCATGCGGTTTTTGTTAACTTCTCGCAAAAGTCCACAAAAGTTTGACCAATTTGTTTGACTTGATTTCCAAGTTTCGCGTAGGTCTGCCCAATATCTCGATAGTCGCCATGGAACATACGCAGAATTGTGCTGTGATGCGCGGCATAAAAGGCAGCATACTTGTTAAACACGGACTCACATGAACTGTCCTTCAGAACGCCGGCTAGTAACGGCTCGGCATCGGTCCTAAGGGCCTGTAACTGCTCAGGATCCGCATTAAAGAATGATTCCGCCTGAAGGACAAACCTTTCGGGTCGGAATCGCTTTTCCGCGGCATCATACAGCCGCAGCTCTTCGCTAACGCACTTCACGTAGCACTGGCTTTCATAGGTCGTATCCGGATGCCATTTAACCCAATTAATTTTCTGTTCGATGCTGGCAGACGAGTCGTTGAGGCATCGCACGTACGCGTACAGCGTCTGCTCCGGTGTTCGCGGTTGCCACACGTTTGGCGCTGGATCAGTGCCCGCGTCATCACACGGAATAGCTGATCCGGAAACGGACAACACCAAAGCTCCAAACAGCAGAAACATCTGCAACAGCGACCGTGTGATGGCCATAATTGTTTGATTGATTGTTCGCGCGGTGGAGACAGTGCGAACGTGACCTGCTCTTGGTCGATGCTCAACCGAAACTAACAAAAACTGTGTCCGATCGTGGATGCACGCGGCTCGTGCGCGACCAGTTAAAGTGTTGAAAGAGGAATGATCTCTTTATCAACATAATCTCCGGCTGTGCTTATTTACAATTCTCTGGTGTGAGATGTGTTGTCGGGTGCTATGTTTATAAACAGCATAACAAttgaaaaggaggaagaaactTGTATCAGTTGAAATAAGTCGAGAAACTACAAGTACCTATACACGAACAAGGTGAACCCTTCATGTATGATGTTCTATGATTCGATAAagcaaaaatgataaaaaataagGTCAGGGTCAGGGTCATTGTAATAGTCCCTATAAACAgatttccaagaaattcctgttaCACATCTCgatgattgtataacatttcaccgaaaactatttcgcagAATTCaatttcgcggttgaacatttcgcggaataacatttggcggtttgtaacttttcgcggtacgacatttggcggattgtaccttttcgccgaatgacttttggcggaatgtaccatttcgcggaatgaaccatttcgcggaatattaataataatagcctttgttCATCCAGCATTCCGacattattacctgcgaggtctctaagccaagttaccattttgttttgcattcgtttaacacGAGCTAACGAGACTATCCTTCAGCATAGGCTTGCCTTGCAgtcacgcatcttcccgcacggctaaggaacgcCTCCTAGAATATTTagaagtacttttcaaaatttcaattgcctcttaTACCAAGCAGATACATCCctttaaagaagacgttacccatcccttcgccttataccggacagacgcattCTTTTAGAGAAGGccttatcaactcctttcgccttataccgggcagacgcgttcatcttaagaaagcattatcaactcctttcgccttccATTTAAagatccatttaaagaagacgttacccatcccttcgccttataccggacagacgcattTTTTTAGAGAAGGccttatcaactcctttcgccttataccgagcggatgtatccatttaaagaaggcgttacccctgtcttcgccttataccgggcagacgcgttaatTCAAAGGAGGCATtaccaactcctttcgccttataccgggtagatgcatccatttaaagaagacattatcaactcctttcgcgtTCATCTTAAgaaagcattatcaactcctatcgccttataccgggcagatgcatccatttaaagaagacgttacccttcccttcgccttataccaggagACGTGTTCTTAGAAAGAAAACAttagcaactcctttcgccttataacgGGCGGTAGATACGGTCGAGTCGAaccttacattttttttacaatttgaagagaaccagaaaatatctagtttgaatttttcggggtgaaataattaaattatgtcgggttcgAATCGAAATTCTCGggaacgggtcgggttcggatttgcattaaatgcaaaaaaaaatcccggatttcatgtaattaagcagaaatcggtaattatttgaatgataattattctaactgaattccgccaaatggcattccgcggaatgactttcggtgaaaaggtacatttcgcgaaatgtctttcggaaaaatggt comes from Armigeres subalbatus isolate Guangzhou_Male chromosome 2, GZ_Asu_2, whole genome shotgun sequence and encodes:
- the LOC134214600 gene encoding 37 kDa salivary gland allergen Aed a 2-like, which translates into the protein MAITRSLLQMFLLFGALVLSVSGSAIPCDDAGTDPAPNVWQPRTPEQTLYAYVRCLNDSSASIEQKINWVKWHPDTTYESQCYVKCVSEELRLYDAAEKRFRPERFVLQAESFFNADPEQLQALRTDAEPLLAGVLKDSSCESVFNKYAAFYAAHHSTILRMFHGDYRDIGQTYAKLGNQVKQIGQTFVDFCEKLTKTAWNVEQSCPPERFLDCVFKGFRWITEEGKVNVNEIRRDYAASSLGEADTAAYCESTSGGARQLYDCLRDKGAAGLATVIRERNQKTAFYFDLTSQEEPWKSAVDFANNL